In Pelosinus sp. UFO1, one genomic interval encodes:
- a CDS encoding sigma-54-dependent transcriptional regulator, producing the protein MKRIENVFTIVKRLCEEQSNTEGIVTGVSTEQVAIRLGIQRSNASCDLNALVKAGRLEKIEGKPVLYQSIDSSQSEDEDQMERSALDAIIGADKSLKNAVKQAKAAVRYPPLGLHTLLLGETGVGKSMFAETIFRYAQEIGKLQADAPFIAFNCADYAHNPQLLLAQLFGAKKGSYTGADRDRVGLVEKANGGILFLDEVHRLSPEGQEMLFYLIDKGLFRSMGEVESYRKVEVLIICATTENVDSSLLKTFTRRIPMIIKLPVIRERTISERWELIKSFFKQEVQCLNVPISVSPNALKAFLLYDCPNNIGQLKSDIKLSCARAFLDYVGSKDEIIKVSSEELPEYILKGFVKYKEHREDLDTIGLTEDIIFQVSHGKKIQIKYRDTVSIYEVLEQKIKSLRTKGMSEKNIQLIMGLDIDTYIKQYMAKFRKDNLEALYKIVDRKVVDVTQKFLRFASNKIGKQFNDKILFGMSIHISSTLERIREGKEISNPHLTEIQKSYSKEFSAAVHFGVLLKETFGIQIPLDEIGFITMFIVLDEYIGKEYHGRVGVVVAMHGTSTASSMAEVANRLLGEQHAIGYDMPLEKKTETALAEITQLVKERNEGQGVIMLVDMGSLVMFGHMIYENTSIPIKTIEMTSTPMVLEAVRKSLMRVPLDDIYYAVTNLSPYIGRIYSNPPEISNRLKNDVIVVACITGKGTAIKLKTMIESLLTAQERRVDIIPMEISSMKDFDAKLTKIKKEKNLIAVVSSIRPKDSVVHYISPKQLLEGKLDILLANVFCDGKETLPCNISLDVDEEQNISEGKTVFSLDRLSFMQKIISEHVSIDSEKFMESFRLFYLELARNGFFISEDASIGLILHLACAIEKLLTGEVIAPSNSCELIDMEIDKEIYVIVEAALQSIEENLRIKLPISEYCNIVKLIHYTY; encoded by the coding sequence ATGAAACGAATCGAAAATGTATTCACAATCGTTAAAAGGTTATGCGAAGAACAATCCAATACAGAAGGGATAGTAACGGGTGTATCCACTGAGCAGGTGGCTATTAGACTTGGCATTCAGAGATCCAATGCTTCTTGCGATTTAAATGCGTTAGTAAAGGCTGGGAGATTGGAGAAAATAGAAGGTAAACCAGTTTTATATCAAAGTATTGATAGCTCGCAAAGTGAAGACGAGGATCAAATGGAACGATCAGCCTTAGATGCTATCATTGGTGCGGACAAAAGTTTGAAAAATGCCGTTAAGCAAGCTAAAGCCGCTGTGAGATACCCACCGCTTGGCTTACATACTTTGTTACTAGGCGAGACTGGAGTCGGCAAATCCATGTTTGCTGAAACCATTTTTCGTTATGCCCAGGAAATTGGGAAGCTGCAGGCTGACGCTCCCTTCATCGCCTTTAATTGTGCGGACTATGCCCATAATCCACAGCTTCTGTTAGCCCAATTATTTGGTGCAAAAAAGGGGAGTTATACCGGTGCAGATCGTGACCGAGTAGGCTTAGTGGAAAAAGCGAATGGTGGTATTTTATTTTTGGACGAGGTCCATCGTTTGTCGCCAGAAGGGCAAGAAATGCTATTTTATCTAATTGATAAGGGATTATTCCGCAGTATGGGAGAAGTAGAGTCCTATAGAAAGGTAGAGGTTTTAATTATTTGTGCCACAACGGAAAACGTTGATTCCTCGTTACTTAAAACTTTTACCCGGCGTATTCCTATGATTATTAAGCTGCCAGTTATCAGAGAGCGAACGATAAGCGAACGCTGGGAATTAATTAAAAGTTTTTTCAAGCAAGAGGTACAATGTCTCAATGTTCCTATCAGTGTATCACCGAATGCCTTAAAAGCGTTTTTATTATATGATTGTCCTAATAATATTGGTCAACTAAAAAGTGATATCAAACTTAGTTGTGCTAGGGCGTTTTTAGATTATGTAGGCAGCAAGGATGAAATTATCAAAGTCAGTAGTGAGGAATTACCAGAATACATTCTGAAAGGCTTCGTGAAATACAAGGAACATCGAGAGGATCTTGATACGATTGGCCTAACAGAAGATATTATTTTTCAAGTTTCTCATGGGAAAAAAATTCAGATTAAATATAGGGATACAGTAAGTATTTATGAAGTACTCGAACAAAAGATAAAAAGCCTCAGAACGAAAGGGATGAGCGAAAAAAATATTCAGCTCATTATGGGCTTGGATATTGATACCTATATTAAGCAATATATGGCTAAGTTTCGTAAAGATAACTTGGAAGCATTGTACAAAATAGTGGATAGAAAAGTGGTAGATGTAACGCAAAAGTTTTTGCGGTTTGCATCTAATAAAATTGGTAAGCAATTTAATGATAAGATCCTATTTGGGATGTCGATACATATATCCAGCACCCTGGAGAGGATTCGTGAAGGGAAGGAAATTTCAAATCCTCATTTAACTGAGATACAGAAATCCTATTCTAAAGAGTTTTCGGCAGCGGTTCATTTTGGAGTATTGTTAAAAGAAACTTTTGGCATACAGATACCACTTGATGAAATAGGATTTATCACCATGTTTATCGTATTAGATGAGTATATTGGCAAGGAATATCATGGGCGGGTTGGTGTAGTTGTTGCCATGCATGGGACAAGTACTGCCAGCTCCATGGCCGAAGTTGCCAATCGACTGCTCGGTGAACAACATGCCATTGGATATGATATGCCTCTTGAAAAAAAGACGGAAACCGCATTAGCGGAAATTACGCAACTAGTGAAAGAACGAAATGAAGGGCAAGGCGTCATCATGCTAGTTGATATGGGATCTTTAGTGATGTTTGGCCATATGATTTATGAGAATACATCCATTCCGATAAAAACCATTGAGATGACCAGCACGCCTATGGTATTAGAAGCTGTTAGAAAATCGCTAATGCGAGTTCCTTTAGATGATATATATTATGCTGTAACTAACTTGAGTCCCTACATTGGTCGGATATATTCAAATCCACCTGAAATTAGTAATCGCCTAAAGAATGATGTGATTGTAGTAGCTTGTATCACTGGTAAAGGTACAGCCATTAAGCTGAAAACTATGATCGAAAGTTTATTAACCGCCCAAGAGAGAAGGGTTGATATCATTCCTATGGAAATTTCTAGTATGAAGGATTTTGACGCTAAGCTAACTAAGATAAAAAAAGAAAAAAATTTAATCGCCGTAGTTAGTAGTATTCGGCCAAAGGATAGTGTTGTACACTATATTTCTCCAAAACAATTACTCGAAGGCAAACTAGACATTTTATTAGCAAACGTATTTTGTGATGGGAAAGAAACTTTACCTTGTAACATATCTTTAGACGTAGACGAAGAGCAAAACATTTCGGAAGGAAAAACTGTATTCTCGTTAGATAGACTAAGTTTTATGCAAAAGATTATTAGTGAGCATGTCAGTATTGATAGTGAAAAGTTTATGGAATCTTTCCGCTTGTTTTACTTGGAACTAGCTAGAAATGGTTTTTTCATTAGTGAGGATGCCAGTATTGGCTTAATTCTTCATTTGGCCTGTGCCATTGAAAAATTGCTTACAGGTGAAGTTATTGCTCCTTCCAATTCCTGCGAATTAATAGATATGGAGATAGATAAAGAGATCTACGTTATTGTAGAGGCGGCCCTACAGTCTATCGAAGAAAATTTGCGTATCAAGTTACCTATCAGCGAATATTGCAATATTGTGAAATTAATTCATTATACATACTAG
- a CDS encoding PTS sugar transporter subunit IIC — MDKIIRFLEKYFLPIVGEISEHRHLQAIRDGVVATIPLLLIGSFFLVFAFPPIEFFAKIVAPYSTALLAVVSATFGIMGLVAAFSVAYALAASYQIDTLSSGLLSVSAFLLASPLTKEGNIASRLMGSEGLFVAMTIGIFVVEVQRFMINKNIIITMPKGVPVSVGRSFAALLPGFVILTIILLVNVSLADGGGLSIPSVINKVVTAPLLNLGGTLPATLFAVFAIQLLWAFGIHGQALVGTGIMGPIWLAFTQQNAAAKIVGEVIPNVICQQFIDAFILIGGSGTTLALAVLLLTTVKSSQLKALGKTSILPGFFNINEPITFGMPIVMNPIMMIPFIIAPLVCVMTTFVFMNSGIVAKPYALAPWTTPAFVSGFLVTGDWKGIALQGLNFVIAGIIYYPFLKIWDNAKVKEEQEQSICGK, encoded by the coding sequence CTGGATAAGATAATTAGATTTCTTGAAAAATATTTCCTGCCGATTGTAGGTGAAATTTCGGAACACAGGCATTTGCAAGCGATCAGGGATGGTGTAGTTGCTACCATTCCCCTATTATTAATTGGATCATTTTTTTTGGTTTTTGCCTTTCCGCCAATTGAATTCTTTGCTAAAATAGTGGCCCCCTATAGTACTGCTTTGCTTGCAGTAGTGAGTGCTACTTTTGGTATTATGGGGCTGGTAGCAGCATTTTCCGTGGCATATGCTTTAGCTGCTTCCTATCAAATAGATACCTTGTCTTCGGGTCTTTTGAGCGTTTCTGCGTTTCTCCTGGCCTCCCCTTTAACCAAGGAGGGCAATATTGCCTCCAGATTAATGGGGAGTGAAGGATTATTTGTTGCTATGACTATTGGGATATTTGTAGTGGAAGTACAGCGGTTTATGATTAATAAGAATATTATCATTACCATGCCAAAAGGAGTTCCTGTTTCCGTAGGAAGATCCTTTGCAGCCTTACTGCCTGGTTTCGTTATTCTAACTATTATATTACTAGTTAATGTATCGTTAGCAGATGGGGGAGGGTTATCCATTCCTAGCGTTATTAATAAAGTAGTTACGGCCCCCCTTTTAAATCTAGGTGGTACGCTCCCAGCGACATTATTCGCTGTGTTTGCTATTCAACTTTTATGGGCCTTTGGAATACATGGGCAAGCTTTAGTCGGGACGGGAATTATGGGACCTATTTGGTTGGCTTTTACCCAACAAAATGCTGCGGCTAAAATTGTCGGTGAAGTAATTCCCAATGTTATCTGTCAACAATTTATCGATGCTTTTATCCTTATTGGTGGTTCTGGTACTACTCTAGCACTAGCAGTATTGTTATTGACTACCGTAAAATCCAGCCAATTAAAAGCATTGGGCAAAACTTCAATTTTGCCAGGCTTTTTTAATATCAATGAACCGATTACGTTTGGTATGCCGATCGTAATGAACCCAATTATGATGATTCCCTTTATTATTGCTCCCTTGGTTTGTGTAATGACTACTTTTGTATTTATGAATTCGGGAATCGTTGCCAAGCCCTATGCTTTGGCTCCTTGGACGACTCCTGCTTTTGTGAGTGGCTTTTTGGTAACGGGAGACTGGAAAGGGATAGCGCTGCAAGGTTTAAATTTTGTTATTGCTGGGATCATTTATTATCCCTTTCTAAAAATATGGGATAATGCCAAAGTTAAGGAAGAACAAGAGCAATCTATCTGTGGAAAGTAG
- a CDS encoding PTS sugar transporter subunit IIB → MNILLVCASGMSTGLLMSKMKAEREKQQIKNMDIFACSVDEMEKYINNYDVVLIAPQICYKEKYIKALATSRKKGCAVINGINYGRVDAIGVLEQAFSLAKQEQDLREV, encoded by the coding sequence ATGAATATTCTATTAGTATGTGCATCAGGCATGTCAACAGGACTTTTAATGAGTAAAATGAAGGCAGAGAGAGAAAAACAACAGATAAAAAATATGGATATTTTTGCTTGCTCTGTTGATGAAATGGAGAAGTATATAAACAACTATGATGTAGTGCTCATTGCACCACAGATTTGTTACAAAGAAAAATATATTAAGGCATTAGCTACGTCAAGGAAAAAGGGATGTGCCGTAATCAATGGGATTAACTACGGTCGTGTTGATGCTATCGGTGTTTTAGAACAAGCCTTTAGCCTGGCGAAACAGGAACAGGATCTGAGGGAGGTATAA
- a CDS encoding PTS lactose/cellobiose transporter subunit IIA — translation MEREQVIFTIILHAGNARSYCFEALAAARSGKHKDAAERLDEATKELQKAHAMQTNLLQLEAQGEKQEVSLLLVHAQDHLMNALLAKDLIKEMIGMLQDK, via the coding sequence GTGGAAAGAGAACAAGTTATTTTTACCATCATTTTGCATGCGGGCAATGCGCGTAGTTATTGTTTTGAGGCATTAGCGGCGGCGCGTTCGGGTAAACATAAAGACGCAGCAGAACGGCTTGATGAAGCCACCAAGGAATTACAAAAAGCACATGCTATGCAGACAAATCTATTACAATTGGAGGCACAGGGGGAAAAACAAGAGGTCAGTCTATTATTAGTGCATGCCCAGGACCACTTAATGAATGCTTTGCTAGCAAAAGATTTAATTAAAGAAATGATTGGTATGTTGCAAGATAAATAA
- a CDS encoding L,D-transpeptidase: MAYSIVVNLSAKQLVLYQGGSAVKYYPVGIGKMVTPTPTGTYSIINKAPNPGGPFGAMWMGLSKPHYGIHGTNDPSSIGRIVSHGCIRMYNKDVLELSRIVPLGTPVRILN, encoded by the coding sequence GTGGCGTATTCAATTGTTGTAAACTTGTCAGCCAAACAATTAGTGCTTTATCAAGGCGGTTCAGCTGTTAAGTATTATCCAGTGGGTATTGGTAAAATGGTTACCCCAACGCCGACTGGTACCTATTCTATTATTAATAAAGCACCGAATCCAGGCGGTCCCTTTGGTGCAATGTGGATGGGGTTGAGTAAACCTCACTATGGCATTCATGGAACCAATGACCCATCTTCAATTGGCCGTATTGTTTCTCATGGCTGTATTCGAATGTATAATAAAGATGTATTGGAACTATCTCGAATCGTTCCATTAGGTACACCAGTGAGAATCTTAAATTAA
- a CDS encoding ROK family transcriptional regulator produces MITADQILVKQINKAIALNTIYKKKPISRAEIAKVTGLNKSTVSALVDELLAEELIMETGTGESQGGRKPVHLSINKEVGNIIGIDLGVNYILSVLTNFAGEIIWERRISVKKNGNSSLQRIDDLFQLIEEAIKNAPPSVRGVIGIGIGVPGIVNYEQGHILSAPNLCWTDVKLKEIVETRFQVPVFIDNEANAGAIGEKWFGSGKKATDLLYVSAGTGIGAGIVINNEVYRGSQGLAGEIGHMTVELNGIACSCGNHGCWEEYASEKALFRYMQKKTSVESLSVFDLIDLATKGDHAAQEGFKYVGKYLGIGVANLINAFNPEIVIIGNTLPLVGDILMDELRKEVGLRCFASKYYSVKILSSELNMHACAMGAAALVISRLYASPVV; encoded by the coding sequence ATGATAACTGCTGATCAAATTTTAGTAAAACAAATTAATAAAGCCATAGCCCTAAATACTATATATAAAAAGAAACCAATTTCTAGAGCGGAGATAGCAAAAGTGACTGGTCTGAATAAATCCACCGTTTCGGCTTTAGTAGATGAATTGTTAGCAGAAGAACTAATTATGGAAACCGGAACGGGAGAATCACAGGGCGGACGCAAGCCAGTACATCTTTCTATTAATAAAGAGGTAGGAAATATTATAGGTATAGACCTTGGCGTAAACTATATCTTGAGCGTACTAACGAATTTCGCGGGAGAAATAATTTGGGAAAGACGTATTAGTGTAAAGAAGAATGGTAATTCCTCTTTACAGAGAATTGATGATCTCTTTCAATTAATAGAAGAAGCTATTAAAAATGCACCACCTTCTGTGCGTGGCGTTATTGGTATAGGGATTGGTGTTCCTGGTATTGTAAATTATGAACAGGGTCATATTCTGTCAGCACCTAATTTATGCTGGACGGACGTTAAGCTTAAAGAGATTGTTGAAACTAGATTCCAAGTCCCCGTATTTATTGATAATGAAGCAAATGCAGGGGCGATTGGTGAGAAATGGTTTGGTTCAGGCAAAAAAGCGACAGATCTGTTATATGTTAGCGCTGGAACTGGTATTGGAGCGGGAATTGTCATTAATAACGAAGTGTATCGGGGTTCACAAGGATTGGCTGGTGAAATTGGTCATATGACAGTTGAGCTAAATGGCATTGCTTGTTCCTGTGGAAATCACGGTTGCTGGGAAGAGTATGCATCAGAAAAAGCATTATTTCGATACATGCAAAAGAAGACCTCCGTTGAATCGTTAAGCGTTTTCGATTTGATTGATTTAGCAACAAAAGGGGATCACGCTGCTCAAGAAGGTTTTAAATATGTGGGAAAGTACTTGGGAATTGGTGTAGCCAATCTAATTAATGCTTTTAATCCCGAAATCGTGATAATTGGAAATACGTTGCCTTTAGTAGGTGATATACTTATGGATGAACTTCGCAAAGAAGTTGGGCTCCGCTGTTTTGCTTCCAAATATTATTCTGTAAAAATACTCTCTTCTGAGCTTAATATGCACGCTTGTGCTATGGGGGCCGCAGCGCTGGTAATATCTAGACTTTATGCTTCGCCTGTAGTGTAG
- the xylB gene encoding xylulokinase, producing the protein MDAFLGIDLGTSSVKLLLMSEEGKVIQTVSKDYPVYYPKPGWAEQNPEDWWQATKEGIKEIVEKSGAAGERIGSIGLSGQMHGLVLLGEEDQILMPALLWCDQRTYAECDTLTEQLGEKLSEYTGNKALTGFTAPKVLWVKKNCPDVYEKIRHVLLPKDYIRFQLTGEYATDVSDASGTLFFDVANRRWSPEMLQVLGLREDVLPKCYESDQVTGKINSRAALETRLRPGTPVVGGGGDQACGAVGAGVVSAGVASVALGTSGVVFACQENYAVDAQNRLHSFCHANGKWHVMGVMLSAASCLKWWVEEVCQLGEGSFKTLLEEAKMVSPGSEGLLFLPYLMGERTPYSDPYAKGTFIGLSMSHKRGHMTRAILEGVAFGLRDSLEITREQNISIQAVRVSGGGANSILWRQILADILNLRVDVVNSVEGPAFGAAILAAVGAGVFTNVENACHATIKTLDSMEPILEHVEKYNAIYPVYRGLYKTLKDTFEVLHTTI; encoded by the coding sequence ATGGATGCTTTCTTAGGTATTGATCTTGGAACATCTTCTGTCAAATTATTGTTGATGAGTGAAGAGGGGAAAGTGATTCAAACCGTGTCCAAGGACTACCCTGTGTACTATCCTAAACCTGGCTGGGCTGAGCAAAATCCTGAAGACTGGTGGCAAGCTACTAAAGAAGGTATTAAAGAAATCGTAGAAAAATCGGGTGCTGCTGGAGAAAGAATAGGTAGCATTGGCCTCAGTGGGCAAATGCACGGGTTAGTACTTTTAGGGGAAGAGGATCAGATTCTCATGCCTGCATTGTTATGGTGTGATCAAAGGACTTATGCTGAGTGCGATACTCTTACCGAACAATTAGGTGAAAAATTATCCGAATATACTGGCAATAAGGCACTGACAGGCTTTACAGCTCCTAAAGTGTTATGGGTCAAAAAAAATTGTCCCGATGTATATGAAAAAATAAGACACGTTTTGCTGCCGAAGGATTATATACGTTTTCAGTTAACAGGAGAATATGCAACAGATGTATCCGATGCTTCAGGTACATTGTTTTTTGATGTTGCCAATCGGCGTTGGTCCCCAGAAATGCTGCAAGTACTAGGTTTACGTGAAGACGTGTTGCCGAAGTGCTATGAATCAGATCAAGTAACTGGCAAGATAAACTCTCGGGCTGCTTTAGAAACCAGGTTACGCCCAGGAACGCCTGTAGTTGGCGGCGGTGGAGATCAAGCTTGTGGCGCAGTTGGAGCTGGCGTTGTGTCGGCAGGTGTTGCGTCTGTGGCTCTGGGAACCTCAGGGGTGGTATTCGCTTGTCAAGAGAATTACGCAGTGGATGCTCAGAACCGTCTTCACTCCTTTTGTCATGCTAATGGGAAATGGCATGTTATGGGCGTTATGCTGTCAGCTGCCTCTTGTCTTAAATGGTGGGTTGAAGAGGTTTGTCAGTTAGGAGAAGGTAGTTTTAAAACACTGTTGGAAGAGGCAAAGATGGTTTCACCAGGTAGTGAAGGTCTATTATTTCTTCCTTATTTAATGGGCGAACGTACACCTTATAGTGATCCTTATGCTAAGGGGACATTTATCGGACTGAGTATGTCTCATAAACGAGGACATATGACGCGAGCAATCTTAGAAGGGGTTGCTTTTGGATTAAGGGACTCTTTAGAAATTACGCGGGAACAAAACATTTCCATTCAAGCTGTTAGGGTGAGCGGAGGGGGAGCAAACAGTATTCTATGGCGCCAAATATTAGCAGATATTCTTAATTTGCGCGTCGATGTTGTGAACTCGGTTGAGGGGCCTGCCTTTGGTGCGGCTATTTTAGCGGCAGTAGGTGCAGGGGTGTTTACAAATGTAGAAAATGCCTGCCACGCTACCATTAAAACTTTAGATAGTATGGAGCCTATCT